The sequence aaaataaataaggaCTCTTTTAGCTTTTTGTCTCGTTTTCACCTCTGCATTTGCAGCAAAAGTATTGACCTCCAAGCCTAGTACCTAACCAACCACAAAACAGCAAGTTGAAGATGTTGTAGAGAAAGAAGGCCATAAGGTCATTTTTTGTCGAGACTTGCGAAGAAAATGGTCACCACAACACTAAAGACTTAGCATCAACGACAAGATGTTGCAGGTGTTAGGTCTAAATCACCTGGCTTGGTtgagaaagcaaaagaaaagacgAAAGAAGCGACTGATAATGCTCGTCCAAATATTGGCGAAAGGCATCTCTCATGTTTACGAGGGTGAGGAACACTGCCCTTCAGAGCTTTTCTGTGATGTGCTTGGCAAATGCACACACAGGATCATGGCTGAAGTTCTACATGAGGCCACAAACATGGTTTCTGAGGTCATATATGATGTGGTGgatgagaagaaagaaatggatcTTGAGGCCAAGGAGGAAGTGAAGGGTTTATACTGGAAACAGAAAGAGGTGGTGCATTGGAGAAAGATAAAGTCGGATAAatgtaaattaagataatttatgagcgtataataataaaaaacatgcatataaaaaacatggattgaaaataaatataagaaacatgcatagtataataaaaagaatgaaaaaaaaatattatataaaaatttatattagaagaaaatgaaaaaaaaaaaaacatgaattcaaAGAGTGATATTGAAAATACAGAAAGCAGGCATATATTAAATGagcatataataattatttagtaattaaaaagcatcatagttaaaaatattataatcaattaaaaatattaatagagtTCATGCTTTATAAAACCTAGCaggatgattaataaaaatgaacCATCCATCACTTTCATTGCAGAGACCAGGGTCGCCAGATTCAAGCCCTTAGTATGGACATTAGACATTCAAGCCCAGCCACTGTACATtaccatcattaaaaaaaaaaaaaaaaaaaaaaacagtgatcTGTCGGTTAGTATATAATTACTGTTTAATCACCCAGTTAAATTCTTAAACATTGGTTAAGAAAATTTATAGATTAGCATTGGAAAAGAATCAGCTTCTGAAAGTTATCTtactatatattatatgaaaGCTCATACATCTTTTGTTCTTCTCGTGTATAGAGAGATTCATGGTATATAAGAATGCGTAGTTTTTCTCAAATGAGATCAAAGCCCAGAGCGAGCAAGCTAGGTGCGTACAAATTAAGGACGTTAATATTGTCCTCAAAGCCTTCGAATgaggaattaattttgaagattTTCCAGGGTTAGCGCGGCAGCGTTGGCAACAGCATAGAAATTCTTCCAGTTCTTAATTGCAGCAGGAATTGATTTAATGTTAACCTCATCCATCGACAATTTAGTCTCACAGCTTCGAGCATCATCAAGAGCATAATTCACATCCATGGTTGCAAAATCACCTTCTAGCACCTTGAGGTTCATGAGCCCTGAAGCCTTCTTAAAATCTGATGCACATTCCTTGAGGGCTGGCTTAAAAGCAGGCACCGTGCCTCTGCCATTGGCCAATCCATCAAAGAACTTGCTTGTCTTCATGGATTCTTTTCTTACTATGTCCAGGGCATTCACAACAATGCCCTTTGTATTAGGAGCCAACAATGTCAGAGGATTGGACATGAGAACTCTCACGCAGAATGCATAGTTCTGGCTCGTCTTGCAAACCTGACTCAGTAATTTCGGACATTTTGCTGGAGACTTGAGACCTCTAGCCTCGGGTTGAGAAGGGAAATGCAGGAGCAGGTACAAGAAAATGGTAGCGAAAATCAAAGTGCGATTGCTAGAACCCATTGTTACAGAAACAAGATGGTGTGCGATTGCAGTCCACTTTATAGAACAAAACACGTCTAATTTTAGAGTTGCTAGTGCAACGGGATACACGATAGCTCGAGCTGTCAAACAGTTCATACCAAGACAAAGATGCTATCTGTatgattttaattgaaaaacacctCTGGCATGCCAAACATGGGGACTGGGATCCTCTCATGTTCTGTCATGTTTGTTACAACCCCGTCATTATGATCTGCTAGGTTACGTTGCGCTGGAGAAGTTAGAATTTAAGATGGAGATTACGTGCTGTCAGTTTGCTATCAGTAGATCATATGTCAATTAATTTCCTCCACAGGAAACAAACAGAAGGCAGAATGTATCAGTTGGAATGCTGATTCGTTAATCAAGTATAAAGTGTGTAAAAATCTCGTTGGTGTTTCTGTTTgtatttgtaaattttctttctgGTAGTGGAAGACTATCAATTAAAACCTTGGTTTACCATTCAGGATGTACTGCTTCTGCCTAACATCGTTAATTACCGTTCTcaaaatagattaattatatatatccagtaattaaaaactaattaatatatatttgttcttaaaaaaatacctCGTACGAGGAAATTACGTGCATGCTAGAGCAGAGGACACACACTCTAATTCAGAGGAAAGGTTTAACCAAGCTATTGGGATTAAAGTATACGATCCAGTACAGAAAGAGAAAGGAGAACACAATGGCATTTGGAAGATGGAAACAGTGCCTGTCCTCGATTGCTTCAACCACTACTAATTTAAGAAGGTATTTGGAAGAACATTACAATGAATTTCGGTGAAGGGTTTCCAAAGTCACAGGGAAAGAACGATATACTAGTCATTATGGACATATTCACCAAGTATGGATATTTCTTGGAAATTACACATCCCTTCACTGCTGAATTGATTGCTAAGATATTCTTAGATTACATTTACAAATTCCATGGATTACCTTGCCTATTGTGACTGAAAATGATAGAATTTTCaccattttgttttggaaagAATTATTCAAGTTATTCAGAGTTAAATTACTGTAAAGTTCAACTTGCCACCCTCAGACATCCTCGTACAGATGGATGAGCTAAGAGGGTCCATCTGTGCTTGGAGACATATCTAAGATGTATGGCAATGGAATTATTGGTTGTCTCAGGCTCAGTAATGGTACAACTCGAGCTACCATTTAGCCATTAAAATGACAGCATTTCATGCATTATATGGTTAATTATCCTCCTTCAGCAATGAAAACGACAACTACATCAATAGAAGCAATGAAAAAGCAGTTCAATAAATACCAAGCTTGGATCAATTGTTACAATCATGATTGGAAAAGGGCATGAAATGGGATGGAACAGATAGCTGACAAGAACATATCAGAAAAGGAGTTCTCCATGGGAGATCTGGTATATGTTAAGATTCATCCTTATAAGCAACTCAGCCTTACACTCAGGAAGAGTTTCGAGTTGAGTCATAGATTCCATGGACCTTACAAGGTTATACAGAAAATGGGAGAAGTGGCTTGTAAGCTGTATTTACCCGAAGGAGCTTCCATAATTCATCGCGCATTCCATGTCTCAATCCTTAAACGAAAGATTGGAAATAAAAGAGCAACAAATTCAATCTTGCCACTGACAGATGAAGGAGACAGATTCAAGGTCAGGCTTATGGCAATATTAGAAAGGAAGTTAATGCAAAATTAAAGGCAATTAGACAGTAGTGATAGGGTTAGTTCAGTGGTTAAAGAACTTACCCAAGCAGTCTTCAGAATTTAATGTGCGTTCTTGAGGAGAAGAATCGTTTGGAAAAGGCATGCAGTTAAATGTTAGTTAGGAGATGAATAGGAGCATATGATGAATCGGTTAGTTAAATGTTAGTTAGTAACTACCAATAGTTAGTTAGAAAGTCAGGGAAGGCAGTTAGAAGGCTGCATTGATTGTATACGAGTTTTGTGAAGGAAACGTAGGAATCAaacaataagatttgaaactttgCAGATATTTTGCTAAatgttctctctctttattctcTCTACAAATCCTTCTTAAACTAcactttatattatattaaggaTAGAATagaagatattattattattattattattatagcttTCATTtagataattgatttttttatgattttatctgTTAGACACCATAACcggagtttttatttattttaactttttaagaCAAGGGAGACACGTGTCAATTTTCTATTGgcttaaaaaatttgaaaaaatcaattaaaaatttgaaaaaaataaaaactaaacttttaataaaagaatcccactt is a genomic window of Populus alba chromosome 5, ASM523922v2, whole genome shotgun sequence containing:
- the LOC140955642 gene encoding pectinesterase inhibitor-like — encoded protein: MGSSNRTLIFATIFLYLLLHFPSQPEARGLKSPAKCPKLLSQVCKTSQNYAFCVRVLMSNPLTLLAPNTKGIVVNALDIVRKESMKTSKFFDGLANGRGTVPAFKPALKECASDFKKASGLMNLKVLEGDFATMDVNYALDDARSCETKLSMDEVNIKSIPAAIKNWKNFYAVANAAALTLENLQN